A genome region from Mauremys reevesii isolate NIE-2019 linkage group 12, ASM1616193v1, whole genome shotgun sequence includes the following:
- the LOC120375641 gene encoding uncharacterized protein LOC120375641, which yields MSAKEASKLETRQRELQLKEQELQIKFKEMELKEKAKEADHKRDMEAKEAEHMRQMQLKDREMESQREAHRQALELEKAKQHDPTNPTPLPSTDQPARKKFPAYRTGEDVEAFLENFERVCIGYSIPEAQYMVELRSQLCGELLLVATEMPRDKMNNYRLFLTKARYRMGITPDHARQRFRAQKWKPEVSFPKHASYLEKHYFSWLSGANVKSMDDLNLLIMMEQFLDGVPEDITRYIQDGKPKNLTEAGEIGAKWMAVAENKKATVKGSEFHRVHTDTKPYHQGPIKPTPTTQGQPQPTSSSTSPVSSNPHLPSDPSTGRCFKCNELGHIKAKCPKNLNRVQILAPSHRRNPDLDVSQIPLHRRETLRVDRKEVIAWRDTGARVSYPPSLRGPQIHQPGSQSDNPPLHIKICKLTYSGIACPVQGLVRKVDFCCL from the coding sequence ATGAGTGCCAAGGAGGCATCTAAACTGGAAACAAGACAAAGAGAACTGCAATTAAAAGAACAGGAATTACAGATAAaattcaaggagatggaattaaaagaaaaagccaaagaggctgaccacaagaGAGACATggaagccaaagaggctgagcacaTGAGACAAATGcagttaaaagacagagaaatggagagccagagggaggcccaccggcaggctctggaattagaaaaggctaagcagCATGATCCTACCAATCCAACCCCTCTTCCAAGTACTGATCAACCTGCTCGGaaaaaatttcccgcctacaggacAGGTGAGGACGTTGAGGCCTTCCTAGAAAACTTTGAAAGGGTCTGcattgggtacagcatccctgaagcccaatacatggtagagctgaggtcacagctctgcGGAGAATTATTACTGGTGGCAACTGAAATGCCTAGGGACAAAATGAACAACTATagactgttcctaaccaaggctagatacagaatgggcataacccctgatcacgcccgtcagcgtttcagagcccagaaatggaaaccagaggtgtCATTTCCAAAACACGCCTCCTACCTTGAAAAGCATTATTTTTCCTGGTTATCAGGAGCCAATGTTAAATCCATGGATGACCTAAACCTCCTGATaatgatggagcagttcttggatggtgttcctgaggacaTTACACGCTACATACAAGATGGAAAACCAAAAaatctcactgaggcaggggagattggagccaaatggatGGCAGTTGCAGAGAACAAGAAAGCTACTGTCAAGGGGAGCGAATTCCACAGGGTACACACCGACACTAAACCCTACCATCAAggaccaatcaagcccacacctacaacccaaggacaGCCACAACCTacttcttcttctacctcaccagtctccagtaaTCCTCATCTGCCCAGTGACCCGTCaactgggcgatgttttaaatgtaatgaactggggcatatcaaagccaaatgcccaaagaacctaaACCGAGTGCAAATCCTTGCACCTTCACACCGGAGAAACCCAGACCTAGATGTCTCTCAAATACCCTTACACcgtagggaaactttgagagtggacagAAAGGaggttatcgcatggagagacactggagcacgtgtcagctatccaccgagccttcgtggaccccaaattcatcaaccaggAAGCCAAAGTGACAATCCACCCCTTCATATCAAAATCTGTAAGCTTACCTACAGcggaattgcctgtccagtacaagggctggtcaggaaagtggacttttgctgtctatga